TTATCTCAGCCCACAGGAACAACTTACAGGAGATCAACCTGATAATAACTCACCGACGCACCCTGGAAAGGCCAAGCCGTACCTGtctgtctaatacaacaacctTTGCATAACCTACTCCTATGAATTGTAGTAGTCCACCTTATTTTTTGGCCCAGAACTTTCCTTCTTTGAACCTACCAATATTCTTTCCTCATCCTTCActgctatctctctctacctgattATCTCAACATCTCCTCCTTCTGTCCTTTTCTCTATCCTCtcgcactttctctctctgtgtgctgtgttggttgttgtgaGCACCAGCCATGGTGCTGCTGAAGCTGCAGTTCCCCCTGCAGAGGCGTGTGCGTCTGGCCCAGGGTCTGTGGCTGCTGTCCTGGCTGGCCGTGCTGGCTGGGGCCTTCACCTTCTCCCTGGGAGTGTACCTCAAGACCGAGCTGCTCCGCAGGGCAGAGGTACTGGCTggaactataacacacacacacacaaactataacacacacacacctgttcacaCATGGCAAATTACACACACAACTGTTGTAtttcacacagcacacacacgtgTCATGctcacacatgacacacacacacacgtttctgGCACTCGGCACACACAACTGTCTGTGTCTACTGTTTCTGTGGTCTATCCTGGCTGGTTCCACTGTGTTATCTCTTAGTGTGGCGTCTGTCTCACACACCTTCACCTATCAAAGCTTCATTCACACTCGGCTGTCATTATGCAGTTGGCTTGAATTCGGACAagctttgtgtgtatgtgtggggaaggggggggggtgtattGGTGTGTGGGGAAGGGGGTGTATTGGTGTGTGGGGAAGGGGGTGTAttggtgtgtggctgtgtgtgggggAAGGGGGCGTATTGgtgggtggctgtgtgtgtgtgtgggcgggggGGTAAGGGGGGCATATTGGTGTGtagttgtgtgtatgtatgtggctGTGTTCATGACTCATGCTGTGTATGGATTGTAtgtatgaagggagggagggagaggggttggtCGAAGCTTCACACACGCCGTAACCTATCACTCAGATATGTAGGGTGCACCGGTACAGTGTATCTCCAATGAACCATTGACTACGGGTGGCTTCAATCTGGGGCTTTTCAAAAAGGAAACATTGTTTTTCGGTGCCTCCGCTGGTGACAAACGCCGAGCTTCAACGCTCATTGATTTTCTGGATCTGACAAGTTGTTACATGTTACATGAATGTTACTGAAAAAGAACAACAACATTCCTGAACTCAATAACACCAATACAACAGAAATAACAGACAAATGATGTAGTTGATTGCACTTTACCTACAGTGTCATAGTACTGAAGTGGATATAGTGGAGCACTAGAAGTAGTTATGTAGGGTGCTGACTCTGACTCATATTGCCTTAGATGAACGTACATAAATGGAAACATCATCATGGAATGGTACATGGCAGAACATATCTTCTGGTGCTTAGCTCTGTAATGTAACATAGATAGATTGTTTAGATGTAGTTTATTACTGCGTTGTAACTAGTATATTGCCTTTGTTATAACTGGTATAGTAAAGTGACCCTAGGTTTGACCTTTGACCCTCCAGGTGATGGACAACACAGAGATCCACGTGGTGCCTAACATCTTGATGCTGGTGGGCTTGGTAACCATGGGGATCAACCTGTTTGCTGGGCGGGTGTGTCAGGACTCCCTGGACTCTGCCCGATTCCCTCCCTGGAAGCCCTTCCTGCTGCCCTGGTATGGCCTGGCCTGGATGGTGTGTGTCTGGTTGCTGTCTGCTGTGGTGCTCAGCTATGCCCTGCAGGGAAACCTCGAGGAGTCACTCAAGGTAAGGGCCTCTGGGATGGGATGAAGAAGCATGAGACAGTAAATGCCGAATAACATGACAATACTCGGGTCCTATCTCAATTAGTCTTTCTGTGATTCCTCGCATCCTATCTCCTCGCCTGCGCCACAACCGTATTGGAGGAAAAGGTCACGGTCCCCCCAACCCTCTTCAATTCATTTTGAGAAGAAGGCAAGGACATAAGAACTGAGGACTCCAGGAAAGATTAATTGAGAACAAAGCTTGGCTCCCATGAGTACTTCCTGGTCTTTTTATGACATCATCTCTGTCCAATCCCAGGTGGGCCTGAGGAACGGTATCCGGTTCTACCGGGACACGGACGTCCCGGGCCGCTGTTTCCAGAAGGAGACCATCGACAGGCTGCAAATGGAACTGCGTTGCTGCGGCAACACCAACTACAGAGACTGGTTCGAGGTGCAGTGGATCAGCAACAGATACCTGGACTTCACCTCTAAAGAAGTcaaagagtgagagatggaggagggggagagggggatagaagggggaggaatggagggggagagagtgggatggaaggggagagaggggaatggagttggagagagggggatgggaggagagagggggatgaaggggggagagaggggaatggaggggtgggatggagggagagaaagggggatggagggggaggataaggagtgaggaaagagggggaggaggacagggagcaaGGGGGGTGGAGTaggggggggtggaggagagggagtgagagagaggtgggatggatggagtaggaagaggtgagggagaggggagtgcGAGAGGGGGATGTGGGAGGAGAAAAGGGAGTGcaagaggggggacagagagagtgcgagggggggacagagggggaggaggagtgagagatgggggggtggagaggagaggtgaagccCACTAACCATAGTTGTCTGACTTATCTGAGGTGATGATGACTCACGTGATTTCCATACACCATGTCTCCAAGTGCCATCTCATAGATGTGTCATCCATCATTAAAGCCAGTGTCATTTATGTAAGGTAAAAATGTACAAGGAAAACGCTCAATCAAACCGTTAACTCCTCTCCAGTCGTGTGCGTAGCAACGTGGACGGTCGTTACCTGATGGATGGAGTCCCCTTCAGCTGCTGTAACCCCGGCTCCCCTCGGCCCTGTCTCCAGAACCACCTGACTGACAACACTGCCCACTACAACTATGAGCACCAGAGTGAGGAGCTGAACCTGTACACCCGCGGCTGCAGACAGGCGCTGGTCGACTACTACATGGGCCTCATGAACACCATCGGCCCCGGGATTCTGTCGGTCATCTCCGTGCAGGTATACATATACACAAACAGTAGTTTTCATTGGTGATTTTGTTACCATCAACCTCTACCCCTGTGATAAGGTGGCTTTAGATATACATTTTGTAACCTTGGCTTTGAGTTGAACCTTGACCCCTGTAACATCATCTCCACAGATATCAGTGTTGGTGAGCCTGCGGTACCTGCACACGTCTCTGGAGGGCGTGGACCCGGAGAACCCCGAAGCTGACAGCGAGGGCTACATCCTGGCGAAGGGGGTTAAGGAGACCCTGATGGATGTCAAGACCACTGTGTTCAAACTGCTGCAGTTCGGACAGGTAGTgaactacagtacccataatgctctgtgAAACATGTCAGGGGTGTGCTCAGGGATGTGGAACGCTCTAAATGTTGCAGATAGAAGGAGAATAAACAGAGATTAAAAAAATGCCCCTATTGGATCTGACTGACCAATCATAAAAATGTAGGATCtaaatttgagccagtttgctacagcaggagaataatcctgcagcaatagGAAATGTAAATGATTATgtagattataattaatggacattttttgtaggggttgatacatttttcgcaaatcaagtctgaaatttcaaagtggaaattacaaactttagaagcctttttaaaactcatACACCACAAGGTTGCATTTCATgccgtgcaggaaaattctcagcaacaaaagagtaataaaatgaagatcctacatctgtacctgTCCTACACAAAACATTTATATATCAACATTCTGTAACAATACATCCTCCTGACCAGACCGTCAGTGTTGtatgatgtactacagtacccGCAATGCTTTGGGTAATGCATTTGGTTGTATCTCACTAACGTGTCCCGTCTCTTTATCAATACAGGTGGAGGCAGGTGACGAGGCAGAAGCTGGGGCGGACGGCGAGAAGGCAGCCACGTCCAGCTAGATGAAAGATAATATGTAACAATATATGGGTTTGAGAAGGGGATTGAGGCTGTATTGTCATGTGACCTCATGATGGTCTTGCCTGTGACCAGGCTAATGTTTGGCTAGCTAGCGCTCTGTGTTGGGTTTGACACAGGCACTGATCTTTTTGGCTTGATTTATACTGCAACAATGGATGAGCACTAAAATACATAGGGAATCTTATGTTATCATTAATCTTATTTTATCATGCTCCGCACAGACTAGACATGACAAGTTCTAACAAtccatagtttttttttttaacttgacAGAATTTGGAATGATAATCTTTAAAACAATGTTGAGTCCTGTTGCTCCTGATGGACAATACATCAAGTATTGCGGGGGAGGGTGATGGTTCATGTGGTCAAGAACAAACAAAGTCAAACTACTGAAAAGCAcccaagaacacacacatacattttgtAAATATTCAAAAACAATATTCACATACTGGTACATGAGTAAATGAAAAATCACACACACGGAAATAAACTGATGTTCTGATTTTGGATTTGGATCAGACAAAATCTAAAACACACAGGTAATAACGTAAAAATACAAACATTCACCCAGTGTGAAGAAGGCCTACAGTCAATTGAATACTGGCCTGGCTATAGAGTTTGTTAACCCACTGCTAAGTAACATGTGAAATTGGCATCTGGCATTGAATATATTAAAGTTAGTTGCTTTTAATGGATTTGCGGAGTTGAGTCTTTTTGTACTAGATAAACATTCAACTGAATTGGGTTATTTCAGTTCACCCAGAGGTATAGGATGATGGTGTGTGTAATGACTGAAAGTGATGCCAGTGATACTGTAGGCCTAGGCTACTGTAGGTTTATGACGGTATGGAGAGGAGTGACTGTACAATGTAATCTGGGCTGCCAGGTATACTAGGACAGCTCTCATAACACCTTCATAATCCTATATAGCTAATCCATATGCTTACTGCTACAACAGTTCTCTGCACAGCAACAGGAACACTCGGGATGTATGACTATCAAACATACCTCAACAATGGACAGGGTTAGGAGAAAGTTCACGTCAAAGTGTGGTCATGTAGAAAATTGTAATTAAATTTCCATTGtgttttgacaaaaaaaaaatgtcgCTTGTATTATAAACGTGCACTATCTTATACATAGCAAACATGTTTTAATTTGTAGTGGCtgtttatttttgtttctttGTCAAATGGTTAATTCACTCTGATCTGTGTTTTACGACAATGTTCATTCAACAGCTTTATTTTACAAGTAGGATGTTCATAGATAGTAGACTACCGACCTTTCACCATAATTCCACCAGGGTTCGCCATTGCATTTCACCTGAAAGCGCAACGAACGCCTGTCCTACTGAATTGACCATTTCGAACTTGTTTATAGTATATCTTGATCAATCGGATGCATAGGCTACAAACAACTGAATAAGTGAATTGTAATATAAACATTGTTACAAACGTCTAGGCAAGGAACCCCAGTGCGCACAAAGTAGTCGAATATTTTCCATCCATCTCAAACCACCTACTCATTTGTCATTGAGCGACTTTCTTTTCTGGAAACAAAGTCGCTGGTAAAGGTGGTGATTGTTCCGGGTAGAGGCCTAAAGCACTAATGAAATGTGTTCGTTAACAAATTCCGGTGTGGTTTTGCAATGTGCTTACCACCAGCACTAACTGAAAAAgtgagatagaggaagagagagggaggggaactgAAATGACGAACACAATGGATTTAGTATTTAGTAAAATTGCTTTAATAATGTAggatatattttatttatatttttttatagagGTTTGTAAATTATTTATGCGACACCATGGACTCTAACATAATGGACATTCTAGAAGAATTCATGGAAAGTGCGTTGGTGACTTGGGTATGTGTCAAAGCTTATTTAAATCACTTTCAGATGCTATAGTAGTTGACCTAGATATACGTGATGATGATAGTCTTTTATAACATA
This window of the Oncorhynchus keta strain PuntledgeMale-10-30-2019 chromosome 4, Oket_V2, whole genome shotgun sequence genome carries:
- the LOC118384057 gene encoding RDS/peripherin-like protein xRDS35, whose amino-acid sequence is MVLLKLQFPLQRRVRLAQGLWLLSWLAVLAGAFTFSLGVYLKTELLRRAEVMDNTEIHVVPNILMLVGLVTMGINLFAGRVCQDSLDSARFPPWKPFLLPWYGLAWMVCVWLLSAVVLSYALQGNLEESLKVGLRNGIRFYRDTDVPGRCFQKETIDRLQMELRCCGNTNYRDWFEVQWISNRYLDFTSKEVKDRVRSNVDGRYLMDGVPFSCCNPGSPRPCLQNHLTDNTAHYNYEHQSEELNLYTRGCRQALVDYYMGLMNTIGPGILSVISVQISVLVSLRYLHTSLEGVDPENPEADSEGYILAKGVKETLMDVKTTVFKLLQFGQVEAGDEAEAGADGEKAATSS